Part of the Oxyura jamaicensis isolate SHBP4307 breed ruddy duck chromosome 28, BPBGC_Ojam_1.0, whole genome shotgun sequence genome, TCCTTAGTGGCATATTTAAGTGTTTCATAGTAAAGTATGGTAATGTTAagtaagttctttttttttccttttctctctgtgaatTGTTTGACTGTGATTAACGATATCTCTTTAGATTTCTTCTCTCTAGGTGATAATTTATCACAGAGGTACAGGCCAGTTCCACAGTCAGAGGAGGGACGGGCTTTGTCTTTTATTGGAGTGTAAACGAAGTTtcaatatatttgtttttttgttttgttttcttgccttAGCTATCTTAATCTTCTTTCAACAGATGTCTTCTATTTAAGCAGAACGTAACTTCATCCATTTAAATGCTTTAGAGCATCTAATTTCAAATAGAGGAAGCAGTGGAGACCAAGATAAGGGCAAATGAGTGTAATTTGTGGTTGAAGTTTTTTGAATTATTCCAGTAACTATGGTATCATCTATATCTTGGTGATATTCATCCCAGCCTCGCAGCCTCTGAGCAAAAGGTACTAAAACATCATGCCTGCTCGGGATTAATCCTGGTCTGAATTAATGGCTTCTCTGCTTAGAGctatactaaaaaaaattaatagaagGCTTCTGGTCCACTTACGACTTGGTAGCTTGAAGCAGAAATGACAGATGTGCTCAGGTTTGAAAACCGATCTGTCTCCATCCAGCGTGCAGACGTACTGCAGAATactttctcctttatttgtCTGACTTCTTAAAGCAGCGTTCTTGAATCCTGTTGCTctggctttcatttttgttctattAGATTCCTTTTATGTAGTGTAACTAACTGTCATCTCCAAAAATGGCCTTGTTAATCCCTCGGGGCGTGCTAGGAAAAATTGCTCCTTTGTATCTGGTGCTCCTGGTCATGCATCCCAGAACAcactttctcctgctttctttctgatCTGTATTCTGTTGTACAGTGCTGTTCAGTCCCCGCTTGTCCCTTTAACATGATACCTGGATTACtctgtatttataaattttaaaaggccACTTCGCTACCATCTTCTACTCGTATCATCGTCAGTTTTGTCTTCTTCCATTTACCATCCTTGCGTTCTGAACAGATCCCTTCCTGCATGTTACTGCACCAGTTTGCCAGTAGAAGGAAGGACAAATTACCCCTGTTACTAATCCCGGTAGCATTCCTCTACCCTCAGCTTCTCGCAAGAACACTGGGAACCAGGTTTTCAGTGTCAGAAGTGATACCCTCGAGGAGCTGCCTGCCAAGCATCCAAGTCGCCTTCGTTTACTTTCTGCCCCTACCTACTCGTGGTCAGCCCTTCTGCAAGCACTGCTTTCATCAGAATTCTTGCCAGAGTCCCAAGCACAGCCAGCCTGGTTACATCTGAAGTGAAATAGTGGCTTTGTTGCAGTCCCTGCTTCTCATGCTTTGTATTCTCTGCCGAACCGACTGCTGGGAAGTAATTTACAGGTTCTTGCTGTGTTCTCTTTCCCTTGGCTGCAGACCAGCCTCGTAGCTCTGTTTGGTAGTCCTCTTGGGTTCCTGCTGAAGGCAATGAGTTTCTCTACCCTCCAACAAAGTGCTGTCTCCTGAAAAAGAGAGCTGCTTGATGATAGGCTTTGTCACTTCTGTTGTCTTCAAAATTTCACTTTCTTGGAATTTCACTGTGTATTATTCTGATTTCTTCACTGTTCCTTATCTTGTAGCGTTTGGCccttttgaatgtttttttctttactggcTTCCTCAACGACCtcttattcttccttccttcttcccctccaacAAACCACATCCCCATATCGCAGCCTAGTCCCCTCCTTCGGCCTTCTCGGAATCAAGTGAGCAGCCTGTATccctcagttttctttctcctgcctttttAGATGAAGGCAGCAACGCTAAATGTgtgatttaaatacaaatacttttcttttggCTCTAATGCGCAGATTTTAACCTCAGACAAATATATTGTGATGAAATGCTGCTCTCAATTTTGAGGCTGCTTTCATCACAGGTCAACAAAACTTCGTTTATACTGCCAGTCTCTTGTGTGTGGGAAATGCtaagttttttcctttttattttaattttattttagtgatgTCTTTTGCTCTTGTTGCTGACAGCAGAATTTGACCTGCTGGAATCTATTTTGGCCTGtatctttgtgtatttttttatatataaactttcTCTACAATAGGCCTCTTTGGGCTTACCCAACCCAGTTGGATAAGCTTAGAGAGACACTAACTGTTATAGatactgtatttctgtttaacGCTTTAGAGCAATATATGGCTGCTGTCAGCACTagctgcaaagcaaaatgcaaaccAAGGGGGAAATCTTGggtttcagaaaagcagaaatgcatcCATGTTCCATATGCTTTTGATGCCGCACCTcgtttttctttctaattttattgCTCTACCCTTAGCTAATCCAAAGAATGGCACCACTTATGTACTGCATGTGTTCTTACCTTTCCTGGGATTCGGTTGTTACACCAGCAACAAGTGGTTGATGGCATGAACCAGCCTCCGTGTTCTGTGAGATTAACCACTATTTTGCCACTCTCTCGGCAGTACCAGCAGCTACAACCTAAGTGCAGTGGTTCTCAAAGTGTGACCTCCAGGAGCGATTTAGACCTGGGGCTTTGCCTCTCCTCCCGTGTCTGCTACAGGCATGagacccccaccccaccccctgTCCCACGTGGCCTTTTAAATAGCTGCTGGATTCAGCTGAGCTGCCAACATCAAGGGCTGCGGTCAGATAAAAGGGCGTGAGGCACCCTTGAGGACCTCGAGCAGTTAGTAGCAACGTCTGAGAAGTGTTGCGTAGCCAttggagagaaaagcagcaggaaacacAAGAAGTAAAGTAGATAGAGGCACGCCAGCAAGTgtgatgctgctgcttcagTCGTCAGGGGATGCCGGGTTTGGAACAAGGGTTGTCTATTCAGCGCTTTCTCCAAGGCGTGAAAAACTTGAGAACCTCTGATCTAGGTTGTTAGTTTCTGAAGCTTCTCATTCATCCATGGAGTGGTAAaattttttcatgctttaacAGCTACATTTCAAAGACAACGTTCTTATTTTCCACGGAAAATATTCCCTAACTGGAAGAGTGGGGTAAGGGACGGGAGGAAGTTGCTTTGCAGCTTGGGGGCGTAGGGacagaacagtttttctttgGGATCCTAGTTGAAATCAAAGATAGGAGCAGGCAAGCTTCTTTACCTCTAATTTGCTGTCCCACAAGTATTCTGATTTAATCATGTGGCACAGTTCTGATTATgctagcacttttttttccattttctgataGGTAGGTTAGGAatcaaatcaaaaaaaaatcgTTAACTAGTTCACTTTGTAAGTTGCATGTGTGAAACCAAGCTGAGGCATTAATTGCCTAAGTACGGGGAAGTATCCATTGCAATTTtctcagactgattttttttgttgttgttgaaaattTAACACAAGTCTTGGTTATCTGAAACCCCTGCTTGAACCCTTGGTCCGCCCCTAATACTGTTCATCATCCTGTTTTGTGTCACAACACCCTGCTACCTTGATTCACTCTTCGTCGTTGGCTAGGTTTTGGATTTATTACTTTCGAGGACGAACAATCAGTGGACCAGGCTGTCAACATGCATTTTCACGACATCATGGGCAAAAAAGTGTGTAgttgtagttttattttaccTTAAGAAAGAACCAAGTCTTGGGCAACTAGCAATTTCACTGGTGAACAAACCTAGGTACCGATGCAGCTAGGTGGGAGAGCACGCGAGCCCAAATTCAAGGCTTTATCCATGAAGGTGGGGAAAGTCTTCTGAGTTTGCTTAAGCGGGTGAGAGAGGCAGTTAGCTTGGGTCTTAGCCCGGAGAAGAGTCGTAGATCCTGAAAGCCTGAGAACTTAGGCTGCGGgttgttttcctgttcttttttatttctgttttgggtAAGGCCTTGTGCTACAGACCTGGGGGGTTGCTCTGGCTGAATGGAGCTGACGTTGGATGGAATCGATGGCGACTGCCCATCTTCCGAGTACTGCTTTGCTTCCTAGGTGCAGGGGGAGACGGTAGGAGTTTCCAGCCGTTTGCAAACGAGAATCCCAATGAAATCTGAGTTGTTCAAGGCTTGGTTTAAGATACCACTCCTTCAGATGTGTATTCGATGCTCAAATTTTAGATGGTGTGAGAAAATCTACTCTGTATAaccttaaactaaaagagacaaaaccaaacaaacaaaaacatcatgaAGGAttggttttttaaaaaattgggTCACTTACTGTGAAACTTTGATACAAACCCACGTACTCTATATAGTATTTAACCACAATGCAGTTAAGTGACCTCTGGTTGTTTCATCTTCATACTGTGTTGTCAGCAAGTAGATGTTTGATAGGGAGGAATTTTTTATGCTTGCTTTGATGTTACTCAGCAAGGAACGTGCTTGTACCTGtggaacaaatgaaaagcagagaaaattgtTCAGGACACCCCAGTTTTAGACAGGAAAAATCATAAtttgtgaaaggaaaattaacCACAGGAAATTCTGGTACAATTAAGTCCTGGCAGCTTTTCTCTATATCCACAGTTTTTAAAGTCCCCCTTACAACTGCCAGCCTTAGAGTGAATGTATTTCAAGGAAACCCGAGAATATTGACGCTTAAGttattgccttttaaaattttgcattgTCTTTTAAAGTCTTTCTATATCCTGATATTTCATAAACGTTTACCTAGCTAGCAGGGGTATATTCTTGCAAATCAGTGGAATTTTGTTTGGTTAATGATGCAGTACAGAATGCTTTTTATTCCTGTGAACTTGTTTTGGGGTTGAGGGGTGGGTTGGTTTCCTAATGAATGGAAATGcagcaaatgaagaaatgtgtttgtgtaaTCAAGAACGGTAGCGTACTTGATTACCAGCATGTTCCTCCTGTGAGCAGCTGAGCACTCCCATTTGTGAGCAAAGGCGCTGACAGCCCTAAATTTATTTCCGGGGGTCTGTGTATGGATCTGTGTCCTGCACCCAGCCTCTGATCTTTCCTTGAAATTGCCCTAAACTTACACGAACCGCTGCAATGAGAGGTCATATCACGAAGCAGCCCATGCTAAATATAAACACGAACAAAGGGTGGTTCGTCTGCTGGAATGGGTCTGGGAAGGAACGGAGAGCCCTGTGTGAGCCTTCAAAATGTCACCTCTTGTGCTGCCAGCTTGCAGAATATTGTCAGAGCTAACTCAGAGTTCTCCCTTGTTTCTCAAACAATTCcagtatgaaaatgaaatctgtttttccttttttttttcccctttcaatgACATAAAAGGCAGAGATCTGCAGCATGTCTTCGGATGCAGCCGGTGGAGATGCCTCATTTACTGGTGTAAACTGGGCTTGAGGCAGGTGCAGAATTTTAACTTGGTTGTTGAGAATATTGCACGAGCATTTTTCAGTCCTCGCTTTGGCAGTTCGCCGCTTCTAAGTGCgcactgaaaaattaatgcaaTTCTTCCACACGGAGAAACGAGCAGCACCGCACTCCGCTCTCTTCGTTGACTAATAATGCCTGCTTTAGAAATGGTAGCTCTCTCTTTCTGGTAATTAAAAAGGTATCGCTGAAATGAATCCATATGTTgttgaaaggggaaaaaaaaaaattaaaattgcaagAAGGACTCTGCTTTTGTAAGCAATAACCAAATTCCCTCAAGGCAAATGTGTTAAGACTCATTAATTTGAGTCCTTTGAAAAATTCCCTTGGTTCCTCTCGGGAAGGGCCTTCAGCTGACAGAGATTTGGTTACTGTCATGTATAATGTCCTTGGGGCATCTGCAgcgggctgggggtggggggctttGTCCTTGCCTTGTGCCTATTTCCTGTTTGTTCTCTGACATGAATGGTTTTTAAGACATGGCAGGAAGAATTCTgaatactttattttccataCTACTCAGGCCCATTGATCATTGcgatttattttctttgtactcTGGCACCCATTAAAattaatcataaaataaaaaaggctttaatTCAGCATGCATGAGTGCTGAGAGTGTTTCATTAAATCAGAAAGTGGATTTTTTTGAGAGGTTTATATTGAATGTGCAGCTTATTTTAAGTAGGTCAAATGCACTTATTCGATGGCTTGGAACACTAGGACATTTTATCTTTGAATAAAATAAGTTAAGCACTGTGGCttactaattttaaaaacaggaggGCTTTTGTCACTGACTTAACACAGTATGAAGATTTGCTTCTTATTGACTCAACTGTCCATTTTTATTACTTGcatgtttgtttacttttttgttaGATGTAATGTAAGATTCTCTTATCACATCCATTCCCTCTGACATTGTTTGAGTTAATTGAGATTCTTTAAGCGTTAGCCTGGGGAAGGTAAGTCTTTATCTTCCAttagacatttaaataaattctaagtttaaaaaccaaccaaacaagcaaacaaaaaccaaccaaccaaacgTGTGTTTCTCAGGTATGAGCCGAGCTGAAATTGCAGTTAGATGGGGTGGGTTTAAACTGTAACTTTTGAATGAACCCCAAACACTTGGAATGGTTAAAGCATTAGTACCCTTTTTCAGAGCGTACTCTTTACtcgattttttttctgaaaacaccGTCTTTGTAACTCCTGTCTTAAGTATTAAAATAGTCCGTAACCAATTTAAAAGATGATGCTTTTTTAAAGTGAAGAGTTGTTGTAAGAGGGTACTGCTGTTTTAAGATTAAAGCAAATGGAGATTGTACTATGGTAAAACATAAATGATTTGTAGGATGTGTTTTGCTTGAAATACCTCAATAGCTGGACTTGTAACGTCTTACCATCACACATACTGTAcctgagaaacattttaaattaccGGCCTTAAGTTTAATAATTAAGTACTTAGACATAAGTCATAAGATGCTAAGTGTAGTCTTAAGCGTTAATTAAGGGTGTGTGTGAAGGGAAGGGGGGTAGATTGACCTACGCCATCTCTCCTAAATGGCACCTCTGTTTGTTTAGGTGGAGGTGAAACGCGCGGAACCTCGGGATAGCAAAAGCCAAACTCCAGGGCCGCCCGGCACCAGTCAGTGGGGAAGCAGGATCATGCCGAGCGCTGCCAATGGCTGGGCAGGTCAGCCCCCTCCTACCTGGCAGCAAGGCTACGGCCCTCAAGGTACTTCTCCGCATGTCTGAATCGCTGTCGCGAGCGAGTCTTGTCTTGAAAGCTTGCTGGTAACTCGGTGAGACTGGCGCGTGACAGAATTTGCAGGTTCCTCAGCGCGATCTCCATGCTGGATTACCGATAGCAGAACTAAAACTGCATCAGTCCTTCCCAAGTCTTCTGGGACCATCACCTCCTTTTCCCCAAACGCTGCATAGGGCAGAGGTCAGTGGGTTGTGCCGAGCCTCGCATGCCTTCTAGGCAGCACTTGACCTATTCCGTTTGGCTCTGCCCCTCCCCAGATAGAATCGGCGTGGGTTTTGGTCCTGTGGAGAAGGTGCTGAGAAAGCTCAGGCTGGGACTCCAGCTGCGGGAGTGGGACCTGCTTGAGACCCgactgaaaaatgttaaaataggCATTTTCAAGGATGAGGCAATTCCAGAGGAAGTTAGAAGTAAAATTTGCAAGGgatgagagaaaaacagatggtCTGGTCTCTGGGTTTTATTGCTTAACGTAGCCCGGAAAAATACCAAGCAGCTATGGGGCCAGCAGTGGTGCAGGGGAGCGCTTACTGCTCCTAATGGTCTTGATTTCGCTTGAACCCTGAAGGGCTGAAAGGAGCAGCcgtgtgttttggttttgatggcTATAACCTCACCACATTTTGAAGATGGGATAAATACGCTGAGCTCATCCGAAGACAGTTCTGATAACTTACGGAGAAATACAGTGGCGTAATTGAGTTGCATTTGATAGAACAGAACTTGCTTGCTCCGATATGAGAAATTTTCACCTGGGGGGCTAAAGGGAGTGTCAGTGCCTCATCTCTTGCTACAATAGATGATACCTCAGTGGAGGGATTGCTCGTTTCCCCATGGTGCTTATTAGTTtgaaagctgcagctgaggctTTGACATTGTGCACAGATGTGCTAATCTGCGACTGCACAAATTGAGAAACGAGATTATTTTCGGTGTGGTTATTTGTACAGAAAATGGTAGCTGATCTACTGGAAAGATGAGTGTAAAGCATAAATGCATTTATCTTTCGATCTTAATGCCACAACGAATGCGGAAGATGTTTTTAGGGttgaaaaacttcaaaaataaataggatAAACCTGATAATGTATTAAAACACCTTGGATGTGTAGTCTGCTGTGATTCTCAGTACGTCGGTGTTTTTTATACTAGTGCAGTTTCTTGGCTGGGTGTGCTCAGTTTTTGAGCACTCCATCTGACTTCAGTTTGAGGACTGCCGCATGTTTCTGCGTTATTTGCTGAATAATTCAGAGTTTTAAGAGTTCTtggagcatttaaaaaaaatctttgactGTAAGAAATGTAAGGGAAACTGGGAGGATAGCTAGTCTAGTCCAGAGCCTAGAAGAAGATAAACCTTCTCTAAATCATTCCCGTTTCATAGTACACAGCTTCAATAAATGTATAACttgctttttttgctttgttttaggGATGTGGGTGCCAGCTGGACAGGCGATTGGTAAGTATGTTATGTGGGACtgattttaagagaaaaatcctGCTGAGTGGGGATGTTATTTCTTCAAGAATCCACAGTGTTGTGGATTTCTGCAGTATTTAACAGCCTGTGTGTATAAAAGCTTGATTGAATTTGTCCTTTAAGAATAAAGACAGTGTGTTGTTAACAAATCAGTGAAGGGAGCTGACATGCATCCCAGTGTTGCCAACTCCGCCGATTTGGTATCAAGGAATTATGTTCTCAAATGCAATTATTTACTGCAGGGGTACTTGGAGAACAAGTATTTCCCAAAGAATTCAAAGAAGGCTGAGGCTGCATCTGAAATTGAGGAAACAGCTTTACCCCATCTAGAGAATGCAGACTTCTCGTGACTGAGCCACTTCAGTTCTTTGCTTCTGTTAATTTTCTAGGTGGATacggaccacctcctccagGCAGAGGAGCTCCTCCACCGCCACCACCATTTACCTCATACATAGTCTCTACACCTCCTGGGGGATTCCCACCTCCGCAAGGATTTCCACAGGGCTATGGCACCCCTCCACCGTTTAGTAAGTGACATTGAGGAGTTTGAGTGCAATCCATCACCAAATTCAGTGCTGGGCTTTTGCTCATCTTTCTCTGGACTTGGAGTTTTCCCCTACACTTCTTCAATCTATCCTTAAATGCTCTGCTGAGGTTGTGTATTCTGAGTTGTCATCAGCTGCTTTTGTTGGGTTACTTTCTCTTGGGTGCTGTAATGGTCTGTTCTCTAGTTCAGATCTCCGTTGCTAAACAAATCTAGTCTCATTACGACATCTGAGAAAAAACTTAAGGGGTTATTGCACGGTGACCTGGGCTAGATGCAGGCTGGGATTTTTCGAGAAGCTTAAGGAATTAAGGTCGCAAGTGGCATTGGAAATGTAAATAGGATTTGAACATCTATGCCCTCCGGCCACCTTTTGAAAAGTCTAGTTGcaaacttgctttaaaaaaggTAGGAGATGCCACGCGGTGATGCAGAGTTGCTtgttttccaaagaagaaaCCATTTGCTTGAGATACCTTCGCActttctccccccacccccaagatCTTGAATGGTAACACGGCTCCCTTCTCCCGTCTGGTGGTGCACAAGCACAAAGAACTTGCTGCCCAGTCCTACTCTTTACTGATGTGGCTGTCATCTTCCTTTGGGGTGAGGTTTTTTGTGTTACAATGTAAGTTGTTTTTACTGTCTGCCAGCTACAAGTAGCAAACGTTTCACTTAAATACTTAAAGTCtgttactgggaaaaaaaagtgcattgtGCTAAATCCAAGCAGGAATTCAGGGGGGTGTTGACCTGTGTCCTCACATACATCGCGCTTTGCTTGTGTTTCAGGTTTTGGTTACggtgctcctcctcctccacctgaCCAGTttgccccacctggagtaccCCCTCCACCTGCCACTCCAGGGGCAGCACCACTAGCttttccaccaccaccaccaccatctcAGGCAACTCAGGACATGAGCAAACCCCCAACTGCTCAGCCAGAATTCCCTTACAGCCAATTTGGTAAGTAACTGCATGTAAAATAAACTCAGCTTgatccttcttcccttcccgctttgtttttctacttgGGTGCAAAGTCAGCGTTCAGAAGCTGTTCGCTAGCACCGATGGCGCTTCTGTCAAGGGGGGCAACGCCAGCCACCAGCTTTCAAGGGACCCTTAAATCATCCAGCAGGTATTCTAGCCAGCGGGTATTTTCTTAACCAACTCTAGGCACCGTTTGTATCCTGTGAGACAGTCTTCAGAGACTTCTGCAGTGGTAGGATGTCACTGATTTGCTCCCTCCCCGAATCTGcagtttttaaactttttttcctctctagcTTCATGCAGCTTGTAGACACCCATTTTGTTTAACTGACTTTGATCAGATTGGAGAATAGACCTTAAGAATAGCATCGAGATGCAAGCAGAATGGGTATTAAAATCCAATCTGCATGCTTTTTCCTCCCATCCCCTGCTCCTTTCGTGTCTTATCACAAGCTGTAATTTTGTCAGAAGCACGGGATGCCAAGGCAGCGCTTATTTGTGCCGTAGTGTAAGTGCTTGAGACAGCTGATGAAAGCGTCTTTCAACACGTTTTAAGCCAGTCAGGCAGCACTACCAAACAAAGAACCAAGCCTATACCTGGACAGGG contains:
- the DAZAP1 gene encoding DAZ-associated protein 1 isoform X3 — translated: MTQRNRGPEVEVKRAEPRDSKSQTPGPPGTSQWGSRIMPSAANGWAGQPPPTWQQGYGPQGMWVPAGQAIGGYGPPPPGRGAPPPPPPFTSYIVSTPPGGFPPPQGFPQGYGTPPPFSFGYGAPPPPPDQFAPPGVPPPPATPGAAPLAFPPPPPPSQATQDMSKPPTAQPEFPYSQFGYGQDLSGFGQGFSDPSQQPPPYGGPSVQPSSGPPAGGSGFGRGQNHNVQGFHPYRR